A stretch of Apostichopus japonicus isolate 1M-3 chromosome 9, ASM3797524v1, whole genome shotgun sequence DNA encodes these proteins:
- the LOC139972939 gene encoding techylectin-5A-like: MDFENVAGETYYVTYDEFRISDEWGHYHISSLGTFVISDELKIEWCLANEIFSNATCERTCDDPDTCISATSRPETEQCVCVGDYLRQEEQCIPLNQCNCFDDEKGSVLGEGTFYINSRCTRNSTCRNNQLIIDQSYQCSDDATCDERNDVRKCYCNDGYEGDGVTCQVIPKDCYELYVSGTLSDGVYTIYPDGWPSGIQVYCEMESNGGGWTVSNANKALDCYLLHNRRSSASVDFYLGWLDYKNGFGNKNQDHWLGNKYIHSLSNQKTYELRIDVRDSASSSYYAVYLTFSINNEADKYRLSVGSHSGNTDYYALSGSNNKQFSTKDQDNDGWSSYDCAERHRGAWWFYDYYHCRKYNSASYCRSYCPSHSQCCYYFPDGSDNCAICAYSHLNGDYDGTTRGTNMFYGYGCSLQYTDMKIRPV; this comes from the exons ATGGACTTTGAGAACGTTGCTGGAGAAACTTACTATGTAACATACGACGAGTTTCGCatctcagatgaatgggggCATTATCACATATCTAGCTTGGGTACATTCGTAATATCAGATG AATTAAAAATTGAATGGTGTCtagctaatgagatatttagcaatgCGACATGTGAGAGGACTTGCGATGACCCTGACACTTGCATCTCGGCTACATCCCGCCCAGAAACAGAGCAATGTGTTTGTGTCGGTGATTATCTGAGACAGGAAGAACAATGCATCCCTCTGAACCAATGCAACTGCTTCGATGATgaaaaaggaagtgtattaggg gagggcacgttttacatcaattcaagatgtacacgaaattcaacttgtaggaacaaccagCTTATAATAGAtcagagttaccagtgtagtgatgacgcaacctgtgatgagaggaacgatgtccgtaaatgttactgtaatgatggctacgaaggggacggagtgacgtgccaGGTGATCCCAAAAGATTGCTACGAGCTTTATGTTTCCGGAACACTCAGTGATGGAGTTTACACTATTTACCCTGATGGTTGGCCAAGCGGCATTCAGGTTTACTGCGAGATGGAAagtaacggaggaggatggacggtgagtaaTGCAAACAAGGCTTTGGATTGTTACCTTTTACACAAT CGACGATCGAGTGCCTCCGTTGACTTTTATCTTGGTTGGTTGGACTACAAGAACGGTTTCGGTAATAAAAATCAAGACCACTGGCTAGGTAACAAATATATCCACTCTCTGTCCAACCAGAAAACGTACGAGCTTCGTATTGATGTAAGGGATTCTGCCTCCTCGTCGTATTACGCCGTCTATTTGACTTTTAGCATTAATAACGAGGCAGACAAGTATCGACTATCAGTTGGATCACACAGTGGAAATACAG ATTATTATGCTTTGTCTGGTAGCAACAATAAACAATTCAGTACAAAAGACCAGGACAACGATGGATGGAGCAGCTACGACTGTGCTGAGAGACACAGGGGAGCCTGGTGGTTCTATGATTATTATCACTGTAGGAAATATAATTCTGCTTCTTATTGTCGGTCTTACTGTCCCAGTCACAGTCAATGTTGCTATTATTTTCCCGATGGCAGCGACAACTGCGCGATTTGCGCTTATTCTCATCTCAACGGCGACTACGACGGCACTACTCGAGGAACGAACATGTTCTACGGTTACGGATGTAGCCTGCAAtacacagatatgaaaatacGGCCTGTGTAG